Proteins encoded together in one Anopheles darlingi chromosome 3, idAnoDarlMG_H_01, whole genome shotgun sequence window:
- the LOC125956339 gene encoding ribonuclease H2 subunit C produces MAINLKATASDVKSGLADPLQLHYIPASINGDGPANVEKFFTPYTENQPGGVLQNALRGYPLLGKEMTLPEGYTGVIFQETKKPLSSEDDRNFTFGGAFRTLTYWNYDRNPTQNDPFSKALNWLKLSEVLHGEEDEIDAPKPEPALSKKNKVKQEKDSSS; encoded by the exons ATGGCCATAAACCTGAAAGCGACCGCCAGCGATGTGAAAAGCGGCCTTGCCGATCCGCTTCAGCTTCACTACATTCCAGCCTCGATCAACGGTGATGGGCCGGCCAACGTGGAGAAGTTCTTCACCCCTTACACCGAGAACCAACCGGGCGGAG TGCTACAAAATGCTCTCCGTGGATATCCGCTGCTGGGCAAGGAGATGACGCTTCCGGAGGGCTACACGGGAGTAATCTTTCAGGAAACGAAGAAGCCCCTCTCGAGCGAGGACGATCGGAACTTCACTTTCGGAGGGGCATTCCGCACGCTCACCTACTGGAACTACGATCGCAATCCAACGCAGAACGATCCTTTCTCGAAGGCCCTGAACTGGCTAAAGCTATCGGAGGTTCTACACGGTGAAGAGGACGAAATTGACGCTCCCAAGCCGGAACCTGCACTTTCGAAGAAAAATAAAGTGAAACAGGAGAAAGACAGCTCCTCTTAG
- the LOC125956322 gene encoding rRNA 2'-O-methyltransferase fibrillarin — MGRPGFSPRGGGGRGGGGGRGGGGARGGFGGGGRGGGGGGGGFGGRGRGGPGGRGRGGPGGRGRGAGGRGGGGRGGKAGGFKGGKTVVIEPHRHEGIFIARGKEDALVTLNLVPGSEVYGEKRISVETDGDKKEYRVWNPFRSKLAAAVLGGVDKIHMPPGSKVLYLGAASGTTVSHVSDVVGPEGLVYAVEFSHRSGRDLLNVAKKRTNIIPIIEDARHPHKYRMLVGLVDTIFADVAQPDQARIVALNAHNFLKNGGHFVISIKASCVDSTAVPEAVFASEVKKLQSEKLKPQEQITLEPYERDHAVVVGVYRPPPKSAA, encoded by the exons ATGGGTCGACCAG GATTCTCACCAAGAGGTGGCGGCGGTCGTGGAGGAGGCGGTGGCCGCGGAGGTGGCGGAGCACGAGGTGGattcggcggtggcggtcgcggaggaggtggtggtggtggtggtttcggtggccgTGGACGCGGTGGTCCaggcggtcgcggtcgcggtggtcCTGGAGGGCGTGGacgcggtgccggtggacgaGGAGGTGGCGGCCGCGGTGGAAAGGCCGGCGGATTCAAGGGAGGCAAAACCGTAGTCATCGAACCGCATCGTCACGAGGGCATCTTCATTGCGCGCGGAAAGGAAGATGCCCTGGTCACGCTGAATCTGGTACCGGGATCGGAGGTTTACGGCGAGAAGCGGATTTCCGTCGAG ACCGATGGCGATAAGAAGGAGTACAGAGTGTGGAATCCATTCCGTTCGAAATTGGCCGCAGCCGTGCTGGGAGGTGTTGACAAAATTCACATGCCACCGGGATCGAAGGTGCTGTATCTGGGAGCCGCTTCCGGTACTACCGTCTCGCACGTTTCGGACGTCGTCGGTCCCGAGGGGCTGGTGTATGCCGTTGAGTTCTCGCACCGTTCCGGGCGCGATCTGTTGAATGTGGCCAAGAAGCGTACCAACATTATCCCCATCATCGAAGATGCGCGCCATCCGCACAAGTACCGGATGCTGGTCGGCCTGGTCGATACGATATTCGCGGACGTAGCCCAACCGGATCAGGCCCGTATCGTGGCCCTAAACGCTCACAATTTCCTCAAGAACGGTGGTCACTTTGTGATTTCGATAAAGGCATCGTGCGTCGATTCGACAGCAGTACCGGAGGCAGTGTTTGCGTCCGAAGTCAAGAAGCTACAGTCGGAGAAGCTAAAGCCTCAGGAACAGATCACGCTCGAGCCTTATGAACGAGACCACGCCGTGGTGGTAGGAGTGTACCGGCCTCCACCGAAGAGTGCAGCGTAG
- the LOC125956335 gene encoding uncharacterized protein LOC125956335, with amino-acid sequence MVTIGEAFVPVEGVIFTTSEVKLKIGNDVVPSRGSLYLTERACIWSCEERNSSISIPWPRVGVQAISSEPDEGVFVMLDINLVWPGFYQGQPENNGNAHPEDEEGENDEGHESDASEAAMTEMWFQPGNAQTVSDIYQAMRACQSLNPGSDVSEDDYMEAEVDELDEVGEMRNLQLDDEDKFADAEE; translated from the exons ATGGTGACGATTGGAGAAGCCTTTGTGCCGGTCGAGGGAGTAATTTTTACTACGTCCGAAGTAAAGTTAAAAATCGGGAACGACGTTGTTCCCTCGCGGGGTTCCCTTTACCTGACCGAGCG AGCGTGCATCTGGAGCTGCGAggaacgcaacagcagcatttcgATTCCCTGGCCGAGGGTGGGAGTGCAGGCCATCTCGAGCGAACCGGACGAGGGCGTGTTTGTGATGCTGGACATTAATCTCGTCTGGCCGGGCTTCTACCAGGGCCAGCCGGAAAACAACGGCAACGCACATccggaggacgaggagggcGAAAACGATGAAGGCCACGAGTCCGATGCGTCCGAAGCGGCCATGACGGAGATGTGGTTCCAGCCGGGCAACGCACAGACCGTTTCCGACATCTACCAGGCGATGCGCGCTTGCCAGAGCCTTAACCCGGGCTCGGATGTCAGCGAAGACGATTACATGGAAGCGGAGGTAGATGAGCTGGATGAGGTCGGTGAGATGCGGAACCTGCAGCTCGATG ATGAGGATAAATTCGCCGACGCTGAAGAGTGA
- the LOC125956315 gene encoding aldo-keto reductase family 1 member B1-like: MLIKHFVPNLRRIMSTKKVSVPKVKLNNGTEMPVLGLGTWLSKEGEGVTALKTAIDAGYRHIDTAYFYQNEKEVGQAVREKIADGVVERGEMFVTTKLWNTFHQPEYVEQAFQCSLENLNLEYIDLYLMHTPMSYRFKGWSADDLMPYDADGKLELTDVDYLDTWKAMEKLLKTGKVRAIGVSNFNSEQIARLLAECEIKPVTNQVECSPGLNQRKLTAFCKEHDITITAYSPLGRPNYYEKDPANVPKPALDDPRVAQIGAKYGKTPGQVILRYLVDLGTIPIPKSANEERIRQNIDIFDFQLTDDEIAVMDTFHTGKRSVPFSLCVTSKHFPFNIEF, translated from the exons ATGCTCATCAAACATTTTGTTCCAAACTTGCGCCGCATCATGTCCACGAAGAAGGTTTCCGTTCCGAAGGTGAAGCTGAATAATGGCACGGAAATGCCTGTCCTTGGCTTGGGAACTTGGTTG TCaaaggagggggaaggagTTACTGCCCTGAAAACGGCCATCGATGCCGGTTACCGGCACATCGATACGGCTTACTTCTACCAGAACGAGAAGGAGGTTGGACAGGCGGTGCGCGAAAAGATTGCCGATGGTGTGGTCGAACGGGGGGAAATGTTTGTCACGACGAAACTGTGGAACACCTTCCACCAGCCCGAGTACGTCGAGCAGGCGTTCCAGTGTTCTCTGGAAAACCTCAACCTCGAGTATATCGATCTCTATCTGATGCACACTCCGATGAGCTATCGATTCAAGGGCTGGTCCGCTGATGATCTGATGCCTTATGATGCCGACGGTAAATTGGAGTTGACCGACGTCGACTATCTCGACACCTGGAAGGCGATGGAAAAGCTGTTAAAAACAGGCAAAGTACGTGCGATCGGTGTGTCCAACTTCAATAGCGAACAGATCGCGCGCCTTTTGGCGGAATGTGAGATCAAGCCCGTCACCAATCAGGTCGAGTGCAGTCCGGGATTAAACCAGCGGAAGCTGACCGCCTTTTGTAAGGAACAtgacatcaccatcaccgcgtACAGCCCGCTCGGACGTCCGAATTACTACGAGAAGGATCCGGCGAACGTACCGAAACCGGCGCTCGATGATCCACGGGTGGCCCAGATTGGCGCAAAGTACGGTAAAACCCCCGGTCAGGTTATCCTGCGCTATCTCGTCGATCTGGGTACGATTCCGATTCCAAAGTCAGCGAACGAGGAACGCATCCGGCAGAACATCGATATCTTCGATTTCCAGCTGACCGACGACGAGATTGCCGTGATGGATACCTTCCACACCGGGAagcgctccgttccgtttagCCTGTGTGTGACGAGTAAGCATTTCCCCTTCAATATCGAGTTCTAG
- the LOC125956326 gene encoding 1,5-anhydro-D-fructose reductase-like, which translates to MTTQVPTVPLGNGYEMPAVGYGTYLALKGQGVELVKKAIDAGYRHIDTAYLYENEAEVGQAIRDKIAEGVIRREDVFVTTKLWNTHHDPAHVEEAFRRSYNLLDIGYIDLFLIHSPMGQQFAGYEYEDMQPKDADGNMLLSDVDYVETWKVMEKLVTAGWVRSIGLSNFNSEQIERILAVATIRPVNNQIEVNPGYNQHRLIEFCKARGITVTAYGPMGRPHRTTYGNRSALGDPKVLEIGQKYGKTSGQVILRYLIDIGTVPIPYSTNDERIRQNIDVFDFKLTEDEIKYLASFHSERTIQFLPLKNHRYYPFNIDF; encoded by the exons ATGACAACGCAAGTGCCTACTGTTCCGCTCGGCAATGGCTACGAGATGCCAGCGGTCGGATATGGAACCTATCTG GCCCTTAAAGGGCAGGGTGTAGAGCTGGTGAAGAAGGCGATCGATGCCGGCTACCGGCACATCGATACGGCCTACCTGTACGAGAACGAAGCCGAGGTGGGTCAAGCGATACGGGACAAGATAGCGGAAGGTGTGATCCGACGGGAGGATGTGTTCGTAACGACCAAACTGTGGAATACGCACCATGATCCGGCGCACGTCGAAGAAGCGTTCCGACGGTCCTACAATCTGCTTGACATCGGCTACATCGATCTGTTCCTGATCCATTCGCCCATGGGCCAGCAGTTTGCGGGCTACGAGTACGAGGACATGCAACCGAAAGATGCCGATGGAAATATGTTGCTCTCGGATGTGGACTATGTCGAGACGTGGAAGGTGATGGAGAAGCTGGTTACGGCCGGATGGGTTCGTAGCATTGGCTTATCGAACTTCAATAGTGAGCAGATCGAACGCATTCttgcggtggccaccatccgACCCGTGAACAATCAGATCGAGGTGAATCCCGGTTACAATCAGCATAGACTGATTGAGTTCTGTAAAGCCCGTGGAATCACGGTAACGGCCTACGGACCGATGGGTAGGCCACATCGGACGACGTACGGCAATCGTAGCGCGCTCGGTGATCCGAAGGTTCTTGAAATAGGACAAAAGTATGGCAAAACTAGCGGACAGGTCATATTGCGGTATTTG ATCGACATCGGGACCGTTCCGATACCGTACTCTACCAATGATGAGCGAATCCGGCAGAACATTGATGTGTTCGACTTTAAGCTAACCGAGGATGAAATCAAGTACCTGGCATCATTCCACTCGGAGCGTACAATCCAGTTCCTTCCGTTGAAAAATCATCGATATTATCCTTTCAACATAGACTTCTAG